Proteins from a genomic interval of Cuculus canorus isolate bCucCan1 chromosome 19, bCucCan1.pri, whole genome shotgun sequence:
- the TLR4 gene encoding toll-like receptor 4: MNAHSEETLLFCLPVETAGDLVLHELLKMPRRGLLPPRTLMVLLQLALVPSQLSDCLLNPCLEVIPNKAFRCTGLNISGVPAEVPNTTQSLDLSFNNLKSLGSNYFSSVPELQLLDLTRCHLHTLEDNSFKDLHKLSTLILTANSIQYLGTAAFCGLTSLKKLVLVETNIASLTDLPIGHLHTLQELNLGHNNIASLKLPKYFTNMTSLRHLSFLSNKITYISKGDLDALREANRLNLTLVLSFNNIKYIQPGSFVKIYLGELLLRSSFENFNVMHTSLQGLAGLQVNRLVVGEFSDARRLVDFQNGLLSGLCQVQMQEFVLICFKEFENNTDTLFNCIGNVSSIRLVDIQLKEVSEVPMYSQVKQLECKKCKFKEVPAMKLSLFKELRVLRIIQSKYLNSFRQNFESLTKLEVVDLSQNRLSFTSCCSPRFHKCPNLKHLNLSFNSDVSVTGDFTNMKNLLYLDFQHTKLFGPGSYPVFLSLQKLIYLDISYTSTHVKSQCTFCGLNSLQVLKMSGNSFENNKLANNFKNLSHLHTLDISSCKLVQVDQSTFDALSELKELNISNNKLLIFDPVVYKPLQALTALDFSNNQLSVLLDSALEILPDSLVMLDISQNLFECSCVHLNFLKWVKENQELLQNRELMKCHTPAYVKNTSLSVLYPSFCQLNPSTVAFSVIVFLAAVLFLFLIYRYYFQLYYSLVLLSGCKHSAERGDTYDAFVIHSSKDQEWVIKELVEPLERGTPPFQLCLYYRDFIPGVPIVTNIIQEGFLSSRNVIAVISTNFLESKWCSFEFDIAQSWQLVEGKAGIIMIVLEEVNKSLLRQKLGLSRYLRRNTYLEWKNNEISRHVFWRQLTGVLLEGKKWNHEEVKLM; this comes from the exons ACTCCTGAAGATGCCCAGGAGAGGACTTCTACCTCCGAGGACACTcatggtgctgctgcagctggcaCTTGTCCCATCACAGCTGTCAGACTGTCTCCTCAATCCTTGTTTGGAG GTCATCCCTAACAAAGCTTTCAGATGCACAGGACTGAATATCTCTGGAGTTCCCGCTGAAGTCCCAAACACTACCCAGAGCTTGGATCTGAGTTTTAACAATCTGAAATCACTGGggtcaaattatttttcatcagtcCCTGAGCTGCAGCTTCTGGATCTTACAAG GTGCCACCTGCATACACTAGAAGATAACTCTTTTAAGGATCTTCATAAACTTTCCACCTTAATTTTAACTGCCAATTCCATCCAGTACCTGGGGACAGCAGCCTTCTGTGGCTTAACATCTCTGAAAAAACTAGTATTGGTGGAAACCAACATAGCTTCTCTAACTGACTTACCCATTGGACATTTGCACACCTTACAGGAGTTGAATTTGGGCCACAACAACATTGCTTCACTAAAACTTCCCAAGTATTTCACCAATATGACCTCTCTCAGGCACCTGAGCTTTCTCTCTAACAAGATCACCTATATCTCCAAAGGAGACCTTGATGCCCTGAGGGAAGCAAACAGGCTCAACCTCACACTGGTGCTTTCGTTcaataatataaaatacatacagcCAGGGTCTTTTGTGAAGATTTACCTTGGTGAGCTGCTTTTAAGGTCCTCTTTTGAGAACTTCAATGTGATGCATACTTCTCTTCAAGGCCTGGCTGGTTTACAGGTCAACAGACTAGTAGTTGGAGAATTCAGCGATGCTCGGAGACTGGTAGACTTTCAGAATGGACTATTGAGTGGACTGTGTCAGGTACAGATGCAAGAGTTTGTCTTAATCTGTTTCAAGGAATTTGAGAATAACACAGACACTCTTTTTAACTGCATAGGGAATGTCTCAAGTATTCGGTTGGTGGACATACAACTTAAAGAGGTGTCAGAGGTTCCTATGTACTCTCAAGTGAAACAGCTAGAATGCAAGAAATGCAAGTTTAAGGAAGTGCCTGCCATGAAACTGTCTCTTTTCAAGGAGTTGAGAGTGCTTCGTATTATCCAGAGCAAATACCTCAACAGCTTCCGACAGAATTTTGAGAGTCTAACGAAACTGGAGGTTGTAGATTTGAGTCAGAATCGCCTTTCCTTCACTAGCTGCTGTTCCCCTAGGTTTCACAAGTGTCCAAATCTGAAACACTTGAACTTAAGCTTTAATTCTGACGTCAGCGTGACTGGAGATTTCACTAATATGAAGAATTTGTTGTATTTGGACTTTCAGCACACAAAGTTATTTGGCCCTGGCTCCTACCCCGTCTTTCTATCTCTTCAGAAACTCATTTATCTTGATATTTCCTATACCAGTACTCATGTTAAATCCCAGTGTACATTTTGTGGCTTGAACTCTTTGCAAGTGCTCAAGATGTCAGGCAATTCCTTTGAGAACAATAAACTAGCCAACAACTTCAAAAACCTAAGTCACCTCCACACCTTGGATATTTCAAGCTGCAAACTAGTACAGGTGGATCAAAGTACATTTGATGCCCTCTCTGAACTAAAAGAACTAAACATCAGCAACAATAAGCTACTGATCTTTGATCCTGTAGTCTACAAGCCACTCCAAGCCCTTACAGCCCTGGATTTTAGCAATAACCAACTGAGTGTTCTGTTGGACTCCGCCCTGGAAATCCTGCCTGATAGTCTGGTCATGTTAGATATCTCTCAGAACCTGTTTGAATGCTCTTGTGTACACCTGAACTTTCTGAAATGGGTCAAAGAAAATCAGGAGCTACTGCAGAACAGGGAGCTGATGAAATGCCACACGCCTGCATACGTGAAGAACACGAGCCTATCAGTCCTCTATCCATCCTTCTGTCAACTCAATCCAAGCACAGTGGCATTCTCAGTGATCGTGTTTCTCGCTGCAGTACTGTTCCTTTTCCTGATTTACAGGTACTACTTCCAGCTATACTACTCATTGGTACTGCTCAGTGGATGTAAACACTCTGCAGAAAGGGGTGACACCTATGATGCATTTGTCATCCACTCCAGTAAAGACCAAGAATGGGTGATAAAAGAGCTGGTGGAACCCTTAGAAAGAGGAACACCTCCCTTCCAGCTTTGTCTTTACTACAGAGATTTCATACCAGGGGTACCCATTGTCACTAATATAATCCAAGAAGGTTTTCTGAGTAGCAGAAATGTCATTGCAGTCATCTCTACTAACTTTCTGGAGAGCAAGTGGTGTAGTTTTGAGTTTGACATTGCCCAGTCCTGGCAGCTTGTTGAGGGAAAGGCTGGAATCATCATGATTGTACTAGAAGAAGTGAATAAGTCCTTGCTGAGGCAGAAGCTTGGCCTGTCTCGATACCTGAGAAGGAACACCTATTTGGAgtggaaaaacaatgaaataagCAGGCATGTCTTTTGGAGGCAGCTAACAGGAGTCCTGCTAGAAGGCAAAAAATGGAATCATGAGGAGGTGAAGCTTATGTGA